DNA sequence from the Flavobacteriales bacterium genome:
TGCACGAGCCTTATCGGTGGCACCAGTGTTTCAAGGGATCTGGGCAGACTTAAAAAGACCAACCACATTGTGGTGGGCACGCCTGGCCGGGTAACAGATCTTATACAGCGCGGCGCATTGAAGCCTTCAGAATTTTCTACCTTCATCCTTGATGAATTTGACAGGATGCTGGACATGGGCTTTGTGAATGATGTGATGCGTATAGCTGATCAGATGACCGACAGGAAACAGACCATCTTGTTTTCAGCCACCATCAACGCCGGTCAGGGAATGTTGATCAAACGTTTGTTGAAGTCACCAAAAGAAGTGAAGGTTTCTTCAGGAACACATTCTGCTGCGCACATCGAACAGGAGGTATTGAAGATACAGGAAGGAGAAGATAAGTTCAGGATTCTTCTGAACATGATCCGCCAAAAGGAATTCAGCAAGGTGCTGGTATTTGCCGAAACCAAAAGAGGTGTAAGCAAGCTCAGCGTCAAGTTGTCAAAATCCGGTATCCGCGCCGATGAGATTCATGGCAACAAGACACAGGCCTACCGCGAAAGGGCATTGAATAAGTTCAAGACAGGAAAACTACAAGTATTGGTGGCTACGGATGTGGCGGCCAGGGGTATCGATGTGAATGACATCACCCATGTCATCAATTACCAGGCACCCCGAACCATGGACAGTTATATTCACCGGATCGGCCGAACCGGAAGGGCTGGAAAAACCGGCAAGGCGATCACATTGATAGACCAGGAGTAGACTATGGCAAGATCACAGAACAGTTTTATCA
Encoded proteins:
- a CDS encoding DEAD/DEAH box helicase is translated as MKSTRQRFKRRPNSNNSRPMAVRGRRRNNKKNDSSPNPERFIHKAIANTPVSEAPQKRRFADLDIDQGLKDRILKKGYEFLTEIQDQTIEYLSTGNDVMGIANTGSGKTAAFLIPVIQQLLTSNKSFKTLVLVPTRELALQVEEECRSLSQGTGIFCTSLIGGTSVSRDLGRLKKTNHIVVGTPGRVTDLIQRGALKPSEFSTFILDEFDRMLDMGFVNDVMRIADQMTDRKQTILFSATINAGQGMLIKRLLKSPKEVKVSSGTHSAAHIEQEVLKIQEGEDKFRILLNMIRQKEFSKVLVFAETKRGVSKLSVKLSKSGIRADEIHGNKTQAYRERALNKFKTGKLQVLVATDVAARGIDVNDITHVINYQAPRTMDSYIHRIGRTGRAGKTGKAITLIDQE